GTCACTTCCTTATTAATGGGGTAAGGGACAAATAACTATGTGGTGCCATTGTGGATTTAGATAGGGTAAAGATTGAACGTGCTTTCAATCATTTCAGATGAAACATGACAATTGAGGAGGTCAAAAGTGATGATTGTTGAATGGAATTCACATGAACCTACATAAATGTTAAATTGAGTATTTTCGAAGAATGTGCTTTAAGAGCAAGTCCAAGAAATATGTTCGAAATGATGTATATGAGGATTGAAGATATAACAATAACAATTTTCTAGTAATTTAAGTTGAATTTTCCATTttaattgtacaaaaattttatGATATACACAATAATTGACTCCCAAACATCAACACTACAaagaataattaatttttttttaatttttgttttatctcttaaaccaaattaaaattttaaactttccaAAATCAAAATGAGAATGCCAAAGCAACTCACTTCTTAATCCACCGAGTCAACCCAGACCCACCCTGCCCACGACTCCAAAACTCGCCCAAAAACGTCTTGGCCGCATCCAAACTAGGGAAATAAGTAGGCTCCAAGAATATCTGACTCAACGAGTCACCCGAGTCAGAACTCGTCACGACTCGGTTCCCTTTAGCTTCCAAGCTCCCCATAACCACCACCAGCACTTGCTTGTACCCATAAAAGAACCGTTTCAAGGCTCCTTCGATGGCTTGCAAGGCTTGTACCAAAAACACCTTATTACCCTCCTGCTTCTCTGCGTACAGTTTCATTGCAGCTTCTTGAATCCTGGGTCCACCTTTAGGGTCTACTTCCACGCCCAAAATAAACGGAACCTTATGTTTCAATTCCTTggacattttggtaatttcaaCTAACCCTTTCGATCTGAAACAAAGCGCTTCCGTTTCGTTCACCGATTTTATCATTAATTGGCTTTTGAGACGAAGGAAATCGTCAGGGTCCATTAACAAGTGGAGATCTTCGATTTCCGATAGAAGCTTCCAGATCTTTTCTGTTAAGTAACCGTCGTTCGCGGCGGTTTCGAAGTTACCGGCGTCGATTCTCAAAACGATGCGTTTCAACACTTGTTTCGCCGTTTGGATCCACGCTTCGAGGATCTGGTGTACGGTGTAAAGCGTCGCGTTCTCGTGGTTGTCGACGTGATCGTACGGACTCTTCTTCACCGCGTGGAGTTCGTTCGGCTTGCAAACGGCGTCGTAATCCAAGTTGGGTTTACCGGATAAGTTCGGTTCTCCTAATCCGAGAGTGTACGGACACCGCCTCATCTCACACTCAATGGAGTAAAGGATTTTCTCCGCCACATCCTCGGATTTCTGCCACGTGGCGAGCCGCGGTAGCAAGCTGGATTCGCTGGTCCGGTTCACCACCGTGGTTTCTCCATGGACCTTCCAAACCTCGGTGGAGCTACACTCACGAGCAAGCACACCGTTCGACGATGTCAAATCAACGATCGGAGCCGTTCCCGCCGTCGTTTTATCTTCGTTTTCATCTTCACATATCATAGCGATGAGTTCGATCTGACTCGTGGCAAGCGACTCAAGTCGACGCGTCCACTCCCGGCGATTCGAATACGGTCTTGGATCCGATAAAACGATCGAAATGAACCGGAAGGTAATCTCCAAAGCATGCAAAGCCGGTTTCAAAACGACCTCGTTCTGCCAAGCTGGAAACTCCTTTGCCTCCCATAACATCCTCAGCTCCGGTAAACGAAGATAGTACTCATAAGCCGATGAAGCCGAAGCCGAAGTCGAAAGCGGAGACGACATATTCAACAACCGAAGCGGCGTCGGAATGGACAATTTCGAGGATTTGTTGCTAATATCTGAAGAAACCATCTTTGCTTTCCAATCTAAATCAACCATTTTCATCAGACGAACAAAAAAtggaaatttttagaaaattaattatTTGTGATTTTAAGGTTTTGTATTTTTTTGACTTAAAGAGATGAAGAGAGATTGGGTATTTATAAGGCAAGCAAAAAAGACAAGGCGTGTGGAATGCCAGAAGAACAAGGATTTCtccaatttattttaatttttaattaattttaatttaatttttgaaatgaaGCTTATCCAAAATTGAATTTTCAGACCGAACCTTGGAACTGAACAGTGGCCGTGTTAGAAAGTGATGTCATGAGGTGTGTTCGGAAAAGTGGAAGCGAACGGTTCCAAATTGGACTTTGGtcgttttattttgtttatttttaattaattaattaaaagtccGCCTTAATGGCCAAGAAATTCAAAGAGTCAGGCTTTTTGGGCTAGTCGATCAACTACATTTCTACTTGGCTTATCTCATTTGTCTCTCCACCAATTTTCTTTTGCCACTTGGTCTTTATTATTTCAATTGATAATAAAGATTTAGTTCGGTTGACACAACTATTATTACGATAGAAAAGATATAATTTCATCATTCTAAAAGCCTacatctttataaattttaaaggattaaattaaatttttatcattttaaggaCGATcaagtgtaattttatttttattaatttaaaattttaaaaggcctaagtaaaaaaattttcattttaaaaaaggTCCGGCCCTTGCCATAACTACGCCCTTCTTTGAGGTTTTAAGGGTTTATGAATAGTTTCGTAAATATATCGAAAAATAACTTATTTCTTTAACTAATAATGTTTTGCTCAACGAGAAGTTTGAGGCCGTAAAAATTTAGTTTCACCCTTTTGTTTTAAGTTCAATCACGTGAGTCGTGTCAATATTTATATTTCTAACTTTTTTTTTCGTTGTTGCAAACAATAACTTAAGTTTCATCCCTACAATTGAATAACTTAATTTCTTCTACAAACTTAaagtttttataaaaaattaattttaaaaataaataagtgatcaaaataaaatttattaaaattggacaattaaaatgaaaatgattATTAGCCGAAATTGCCCAAAATGGAAGTTataaagttgaataaaaattgtaTAATTTATCTCAAAACAAAAACGTGGGACTAACAATTATTTTCAGAAAAGCAAAGAGGATTACAAACACATATTTCGCATTTTgtaacttgatttttttttttcaattttgaaatgttttgatATTACATCAAATCCAATTAGAAGTTCTATATTTGTATAGTTATATTATTTGAGTCTAATATTATTGATATAATTAGTCAAAAATTTGTACATTTGAATATTTTCTTATGCTTTATATGAAATATCCACATTTGTTGGAAAACCCCAAATTAACATTCAAAAGAAGAGTCAAAGTAATAATTCccaaaacatataattcaattagatattattttttaaaaaaataaaaaaattattatgataAGCATATATGAAAAATATTCGGTATTAAGAAAAAGTTAAAAGGTTGACAGATGCCGAGTATAATAAAAATGAGGATAAGTTACTAGGAGGCATAACTTCGCCTCATCACTA
The Gossypium arboreum isolate Shixiya-1 chromosome 10, ASM2569848v2, whole genome shotgun sequence genome window above contains:
- the LOC108487555 gene encoding nematode resistance protein-like HSPRO2 yields the protein MKMVDLDWKAKMVSSDISNKSSKLSIPTPLRLLNMSSPLSTSASASSAYEYYLRLPELRMLWEAKEFPAWQNEVVLKPALHALEITFRFISIVLSDPRPYSNRREWTRRLESLATSQIELIAMICEDENEDKTTAGTAPIVDLTSSNGVLARECSSTEVWKVHGETTVVNRTSESSLLPRLATWQKSEDVAEKILYSIECEMRRCPYTLGLGEPNLSGKPNLDYDAVCKPNELHAVKKSPYDHVDNHENATLYTVHQILEAWIQTAKQVLKRIVLRIDAGNFETAANDGYLTEKIWKLLSEIEDLHLLMDPDDFLRLKSQLMIKSVNETEALCFRSKGLVEITKMSKELKHKVPFILGVEVDPKGGPRIQEAAMKLYAEKQEGNKVFLVQALQAIEGALKRFFYGYKQVLVVVMGSLEAKGNRVVTSSDSGDSLSQIFLEPTYFPSLDAAKTFLGEFWSRGQGGSGLTRWIKK